Proteins from a genomic interval of Clostridium sp. AN503:
- a CDS encoding HAD family hydrolase: MKKYKAIFFDWDGTAVLSRKAPTGQVAEQMKRLLGQGVCLAVISGTTIENIGGGRLHEAFTPGERKNLFYGLGRGAYNYHFTDAGEPEIFCNMVPDRPTMVRVHRACYDIHEQLFSEYGFETDIIFSRPNYCKIDLMVGNDRGEHLFFQDDELGRLKESMKNHGIRSGLTGLLELAVQAGKKQNLQLSATTDAKYLEAGLTSKSHNVDIILDHLKETRGILPENCAFWGDEYVGMDEGLFGSDSFMMTEKSCTGDFYDVSEASGKRPDGVNVLGGGVGTFLEFLEEQGGSWKNK, encoded by the coding sequence GTGAAAAAATATAAGGCAATCTTTTTTGACTGGGACGGCACAGCCGTGCTGTCCCGGAAGGCGCCCACCGGGCAGGTGGCGGAGCAGATGAAACGTCTGTTGGGACAAGGAGTCTGTCTGGCGGTCATCAGCGGGACCACCATAGAGAATATCGGCGGTGGAAGGCTCCATGAGGCATTTACACCTGGAGAGCGGAAGAATCTGTTTTACGGTCTGGGCCGCGGAGCCTACAATTATCACTTTACAGATGCCGGAGAGCCAGAGATCTTCTGCAATATGGTGCCGGACCGTCCGACCATGGTCAGGGTGCACCGGGCCTGCTATGATATCCATGAGCAGTTGTTTTCGGAGTATGGGTTTGAGACCGACATCATATTCAGCCGCCCCAATTACTGTAAGATAGACTTAATGGTAGGCAATGACCGGGGCGAGCACTTGTTTTTCCAGGATGACGAGCTTGGAAGACTGAAGGAGAGTATGAAAAACCACGGGATCAGGTCAGGGCTGACCGGGCTTCTTGAGCTGGCAGTCCAGGCAGGCAAAAAGCAGAACCTTCAGCTGTCTGCCACCACCGATGCAAAATATCTGGAGGCAGGTTTGACGAGTAAGAGCCATAATGTGGATATCATCCTGGATCATTTAAAAGAGACCCGCGGGATTCTTCCAGAAAACTGTGCTTTTTGGGGGGATGAATATGTGGGAATGGATGAGGGGCTTTTTGGCAGCGACAGCTTTATGATGACAGAAAAATCATGTACAGGAGATTTTTATGACGTGTCGGAAGCTTCCGGGAAACGTCCGGACGGCGTGAACGTGCTGGGCGGCGGTGTCGGGACATTTTTAGAGTTTTTGGAGGAACAGGGGGGAAGTTGGAAGAATAAGTGA
- a CDS encoding glycosyl hydrolase family 65 protein, whose amino-acid sequence MDLNKKPIYPVEPWNIRETEFTTEYNYRNETTFALSNGYIGTRGTLEEDYGFDVDTGLEGNFINGFYESEKIRYGEANFGSPEYSQSLLNLPDLKKIRLEICGEVFDMRQGSMESYSRTLDLKNGVLERSLLWTSPQGRQVKLCIRRLVSFRCKNLMETSYEVIPVNFSGTVRFTSYLHADVENHTRKTNPIVDYGPFGRKLEPVGLSAAGTGIYYEGITQNSRLTMACGCEHAVLYDGKRAAAEGSEEAEAGQVPVLKVSSREAQLDADITLQLDAEAGHCVTLEKYMGYTSCLDMPEGELAACVEQVLAEAAALGFSGERQCQREYMDSFWASADVQVDGDEQLLQGIRFNLFHIMQAAGRDGRTGMGAKGLTGEGYEGHYFWDTEMYMLPVFIYTKPELARTLLDYRYNTLDQARARARILGHDTGALYPWRTINGEEASTYYPLGTAQYHINGDIAYALCLYLDVTGDVEYLTEKGAEILIETARVWADVGSFAECRGGKYCICSVTGPDEYNVLVDNNFYTNLMARENLRAAIKAVDYMKNHACRAYAALAERIHFDWNETLLWAKIVDNMYFPYDEKRGVYPLDDGFMMRKPWDESRIPPEKRAWLYENYHPLFIMRHRMSKQADSMLGMYLYSNLFTEEEIRRNYDFYQEVTLHHSSLSTCIFGIVASQIGYHREAYEYFSQSARMDLDDYHNNVYAGIHGANMAGTWQAIVNGFAGLRTNASRLSFAPHLPEEWNGYTFKITYRGSLLKVDIRRGAHGAEAAYTLLKGPGLELFSGGKKIVLEKEGDCCCEKI is encoded by the coding sequence ATGGACTTGAATAAAAAACCAATCTATCCTGTGGAGCCGTGGAACATCAGGGAGACGGAATTCACCACAGAGTACAACTACAGAAACGAAACAACCTTTGCCCTGTCAAACGGCTATATCGGGACCCGGGGGACCCTCGAGGAGGATTACGGATTTGATGTGGATACGGGGTTGGAGGGCAACTTTATCAATGGGTTTTACGAGAGCGAAAAGATCCGGTACGGGGAAGCTAACTTTGGCTCCCCCGAGTACAGCCAGTCCCTTTTAAACCTGCCGGATTTAAAGAAGATCCGGCTGGAGATCTGCGGGGAAGTCTTTGATATGAGGCAGGGATCCATGGAATCCTATTCCCGGACGCTGGATCTGAAGAATGGGGTACTGGAGAGAAGCCTGTTATGGACCTCTCCGCAGGGACGTCAGGTGAAGCTGTGCATCCGGCGGCTGGTATCCTTCCGGTGCAAGAATCTGATGGAGACCAGCTACGAGGTTATCCCGGTCAATTTTTCCGGAACAGTCCGTTTTACTTCGTATCTTCATGCCGACGTGGAAAACCACACAAGGAAGACCAACCCCATCGTGGATTATGGGCCATTTGGAAGGAAGCTGGAGCCGGTCGGGCTTTCCGCTGCCGGGACGGGCATCTATTACGAGGGGATTACCCAGAACAGCAGGCTGACTATGGCCTGCGGGTGTGAACATGCGGTGCTGTATGATGGGAAGCGGGCTGCGGCAGAAGGGTCTGAGGAAGCGGAAGCCGGTCAGGTTCCGGTGTTGAAGGTAAGTAGCCGTGAGGCTCAGCTCGACGCAGACATTACCCTGCAGCTTGATGCGGAGGCCGGTCATTGTGTGACGCTGGAAAAGTATATGGGCTATACATCCTGCCTTGACATGCCGGAGGGAGAGCTTGCCGCCTGCGTGGAACAGGTATTGGCGGAGGCTGCGGCCCTTGGATTTTCGGGGGAGCGGCAGTGCCAGCGGGAATATATGGATTCCTTCTGGGCGTCCGCGGATGTGCAGGTGGATGGGGATGAACAGCTGCTTCAGGGAATCCGCTTCAACCTGTTCCACATCATGCAGGCTGCGGGACGGGACGGAAGGACCGGCATGGGAGCAAAAGGGCTGACCGGAGAGGGGTATGAGGGGCATTATTTCTGGGATACGGAAATGTATATGCTGCCGGTATTCATCTACACGAAGCCGGAGCTGGCAAGAACGCTTTTGGACTACCGCTACAATACCCTGGATCAGGCGAGGGCCAGGGCGAGGATTCTTGGACATGATACGGGGGCCCTCTATCCGTGGCGGACCATCAACGGCGAGGAAGCGTCCACCTATTATCCGCTGGGCACGGCCCAGTATCATATCAACGGGGATATTGCCTATGCGCTTTGCCTGTATCTGGACGTTACCGGGGATGTGGAATATCTAACGGAGAAAGGTGCGGAGATCCTGATCGAGACGGCGCGGGTGTGGGCGGACGTGGGGAGCTTTGCGGAGTGCCGCGGCGGAAAATACTGCATCTGCTCTGTGACGGGACCAGATGAATACAATGTACTTGTGGACAACAATTTTTACACAAACCTGATGGCGAGAGAGAACTTGAGAGCTGCCATAAAGGCAGTGGATTATATGAAAAACCACGCATGCAGAGCGTATGCTGCACTTGCAGAGCGGATTCATTTTGACTGGAATGAGACGCTGTTATGGGCAAAGATCGTGGATAATATGTATTTTCCTTATGATGAGAAACGGGGAGTCTACCCGCTGGATGACGGTTTCATGATGCGCAAGCCTTGGGATGAGAGCAGGATACCTCCCGAGAAGCGGGCGTGGCTCTATGAGAATTACCATCCGCTGTTCATCATGCGCCACAGGATGTCGAAGCAGGCGGACTCCATGCTGGGAATGTATCTGTACAGCAATCTGTTTACGGAGGAGGAGATCCGGAGAAACTATGATTTCTATCAGGAGGTGACTCTGCATCATTCTTCCCTCTCCACCTGTATCTTTGGGATCGTGGCGAGCCAGATCGGATATCACAGGGAAGCGTACGAGTACTTTTCCCAGTCAGCCAGGATGGATCTGGACGACTACCACAACAATGTCTACGCCGGGATCCACGGCGCCAATATGGCGGGGACCTGGCAGGCGATCGTCAACGGGTTTGCAGGGCTTCGGACCAACGCTTCCAGGCTGAGCTTTGCCCCGCATCTGCCTGAGGAGTGGAACGGGTACACGTTTAAGATCACTTACCGTGGCAGTCTTTTGAAGGTGGACATACGGCGTGGAGCGCATGGAGCTGAAGCGGCTTATACGCTGTTAAAGGGACCGGGACTGGAACTGTTTTCCGGAGGCAAAAAAATCGTTTTGGAGAAGGAAGGAGACTGCTGCTGTGAAAAAATATAA